A genomic stretch from Algoriphagus halophilus includes:
- a CDS encoding hybrid sensor histidine kinase/response regulator transcription factor, producing MKSIFFILLIVGNSTIGLSVQASGDYSPSPSILNIQNFTLSDGLAVNCLGNSFLDNKGRLWVNPCQEDSRDLRISFFQFDGEQSFFYELKPDWIKEGDLNPIWYVLGVTSEGFLFGSDQQNEVIFYWHPDLKEQYFFPLDEGTRLLNAVENPDGGILALTLEGEDQRQLEKGKYQLVRLDKNQQEEIGSIELNFEEELSPTPPKTFAYSLAILGDQAWFFHKQKGLVKADLNTRQMEFIPWTQFDGIPPIQRDVLADNDSGFEWKLISNGQTQLLLFLGRENGFFDLDTKQFQLSSNGNLNQAMLRDEVDEKVLRVFISKDKKGNLLIVSGYPEPYSYPTPTTNRQAFLIDTEGAWMDYSDLIKNLSFSYEYDFQHEGNFFSDDFKNQIGSSQRRVGIAFMDIQSPLSITKIHGNPSYIRGQITNIDNSTLVFNSQLQVYRYDSIDGEWKWSRLTGGDFLRARPNSSIIQKDGKIWMSADFYRERRVGLQWYDISTNETDYIPIDVQFEKFVFLNDQEVAIFKDDGNEGGDKGDFFIFNLTNQTKRPFSIDSKPFSVHAKVNHLLLQGDSLLWVGAQNGLWSIDLQSQEVDHFQQVPSLQDQNVLLIHPDEKGRLWLGTALDGILILDPKTKRIKQVSEEQGLANNTVAGILSDDEGNRWVSTYNGISVLDSSGTVFLELNQEDGLIHNNFHRQSCYRLPDGTMVFGGYAGTILLDPEAVLQKTALKKSNSIYLTGLEYYDEQEKKNKYRQGSYELDEPLIIPAAQRFLMLDFALSDYGNIKEDSYMYRLLPKGSFDDQESSIPWINIGSSSQMTINNIPPGSYIVQVKGSDFKSNQSLIPLEIPILVKEYFYNQWWFYALIIIPFILGALIYIRRIKTERNRLEIEVLQRTSKIQKDKETIIQQTVQLQELDESKSRFFTNISHEFRTPLTVILGVAEQIKENEKEKGLIRRNARLLLNLINQILRLRKLESGPEKIHMVQGDVLKHVQYVIESFHSLAEEKEITMEFDSNSPTLVVDHDPEKLLHILSNLLTNAIKFTPKNGTVSVTVQAFEDVETPYYEINVEDSGIGIPQDKLEHIFDRFYQVDDEQSRTGSGTGIGLTLVWELVKILNGKIHVSSIEGQHTNFSITLPITRQAELDETKQSTIEWMIAEEAASYEYISDRKTNSQLPSLLIVEDNPDVRTYLASCLEDDFHIQFASDGQMGINMALEHVPDMILSDVMMPKANGFTLCNVLKSDVKTSHIPIVLLTAKADIDSRITGLEKGADAYLAKPFDKRELLVQLQNLLSLRRRLQERYSNLKSLPPVQDEQVKQEDEFIIRLREIILAHIDNSDFGVPELCSHAFMSRTQLHNKIKSLTNKATSHFIRQVRMEKASELLCDSDLNISQVALGVGIESLSYFSRIFSEDFGVSPQKYREIHCTNNK from the coding sequence TTGAAAAGTATTTTTTTTATTTTACTTATTGTTGGGAATTCAACAATTGGGCTTTCCGTACAAGCTAGTGGAGATTACAGTCCCTCTCCTTCCATATTAAATATTCAAAATTTTACCCTTTCCGATGGCCTTGCAGTGAATTGCTTAGGAAATAGTTTTTTGGATAATAAAGGTAGACTTTGGGTAAATCCTTGCCAAGAGGACAGTAGGGATTTAAGAATCAGTTTCTTTCAATTTGATGGGGAACAAAGTTTTTTTTATGAGTTAAAGCCAGACTGGATCAAAGAAGGTGATCTGAACCCAATTTGGTATGTACTGGGTGTAACTTCTGAAGGTTTTCTCTTTGGATCAGATCAACAAAATGAAGTGATTTTTTATTGGCATCCTGACTTAAAGGAACAATACTTTTTTCCCTTGGATGAAGGCACTAGGCTACTCAATGCAGTAGAAAATCCTGACGGAGGAATCTTGGCTTTGACATTAGAAGGAGAGGATCAACGTCAACTTGAAAAGGGCAAGTATCAATTAGTTCGATTAGATAAAAATCAACAGGAAGAAATTGGTTCCATCGAACTCAATTTTGAAGAGGAATTATCTCCAACTCCGCCTAAAACATTTGCTTATTCCTTGGCTATTTTGGGGGATCAAGCATGGTTCTTTCATAAGCAAAAAGGGCTCGTTAAAGCCGACTTAAATACAAGGCAAATGGAGTTTATTCCATGGACCCAATTTGATGGAATTCCTCCTATTCAAAGGGATGTGTTGGCTGATAACGATAGTGGCTTTGAGTGGAAGCTGATTTCAAATGGTCAAACTCAATTGTTGCTTTTTCTCGGTAGAGAGAATGGTTTTTTTGATTTGGACACCAAACAGTTTCAGCTTTCTTCCAATGGCAACCTGAATCAGGCGATGTTGCGTGATGAAGTCGATGAAAAAGTCCTTCGGGTTTTTATTTCAAAAGATAAGAAAGGAAATCTATTGATTGTCTCAGGATATCCTGAGCCTTATAGCTATCCAACTCCTACGACAAACCGACAAGCCTTTTTGATAGATACTGAAGGGGCTTGGATGGATTACAGTGATTTAATTAAAAACCTTAGTTTTTCCTATGAGTACGATTTCCAACATGAAGGAAATTTCTTCAGTGATGATTTTAAAAACCAAATAGGTTCTTCTCAGAGAAGGGTTGGAATTGCCTTTATGGATATTCAATCTCCTTTGAGTATAACTAAAATCCATGGGAACCCCAGTTATATTCGCGGCCAAATAACCAATATTGATAATTCCACTCTTGTTTTCAATTCCCAATTGCAGGTATATCGGTATGATTCAATAGATGGAGAATGGAAATGGAGTAGACTGACAGGAGGGGATTTTTTAAGAGCCAGACCCAATTCATCCATCATTCAAAAAGATGGAAAAATATGGATGTCAGCTGATTTTTATAGGGAAAGACGTGTTGGGTTACAATGGTATGACATTTCAACCAATGAAACAGATTACATACCTATAGATGTCCAATTCGAAAAGTTTGTTTTTTTAAATGATCAGGAGGTGGCGATTTTCAAAGATGATGGAAATGAAGGAGGTGATAAGGGTGACTTTTTTATTTTTAATCTAACAAATCAAACCAAAAGGCCATTTTCAATTGATAGCAAGCCTTTTAGTGTTCATGCGAAAGTTAATCATCTATTGTTGCAGGGCGATTCCTTGTTGTGGGTAGGAGCCCAAAACGGGCTGTGGTCAATTGACCTTCAGAGCCAAGAAGTGGACCATTTCCAACAGGTTCCTTCTCTACAAGATCAAAATGTCCTGTTAATTCATCCAGATGAAAAAGGAAGACTATGGTTAGGAACGGCATTGGATGGAATTCTTATTCTTGATCCCAAAACAAAAAGAATTAAACAGGTTTCAGAAGAACAAGGATTGGCAAATAATACCGTGGCAGGAATCCTATCTGATGATGAGGGAAACCGTTGGGTTTCTACCTACAATGGAATTTCAGTGTTAGATTCTTCAGGAACGGTATTTTTAGAATTAAATCAAGAGGATGGGTTAATTCACAATAATTTTCACAGACAGTCATGTTATAGATTGCCAGACGGAACAATGGTTTTTGGAGGATATGCGGGAACGATTTTGTTGGATCCTGAGGCAGTTCTTCAGAAAACAGCATTAAAGAAATCCAATTCTATCTACTTAACAGGGCTGGAATATTATGATGAACAAGAAAAAAAGAACAAGTACCGACAAGGCTCTTATGAACTAGATGAACCATTAATAATTCCGGCTGCCCAACGGTTTTTGATGCTTGACTTTGCATTATCTGATTATGGGAACATTAAGGAAGATTCCTACATGTACCGTTTACTTCCCAAAGGCTCTTTCGATGATCAAGAATCCTCTATTCCCTGGATTAATATTGGATCTTCTTCCCAAATGACGATTAATAATATTCCACCGGGTAGCTACATTGTCCAAGTGAAGGGAAGTGATTTTAAGTCAAATCAGTCCCTTATACCCCTGGAAATTCCAATTCTGGTGAAAGAGTATTTTTACAATCAGTGGTGGTTTTATGCTTTGATTATTATTCCTTTTATCCTTGGTGCTTTGATTTATATAAGAAGGATCAAAACTGAAAGAAATCGTTTGGAAATAGAGGTTCTACAGCGGACTTCAAAAATTCAAAAAGATAAAGAAACCATTATTCAACAAACCGTTCAATTGCAGGAATTAGATGAATCCAAGTCCCGGTTTTTTACTAATATTTCCCATGAGTTCAGGACTCCATTAACGGTTATTCTGGGAGTAGCCGAGCAAATCAAAGAGAATGAAAAGGAAAAAGGATTAATCAGGAGAAATGCTCGTTTATTGCTCAACTTGATCAATCAGATCCTGAGGTTGAGGAAATTGGAATCTGGACCAGAGAAAATTCATATGGTTCAAGGAGATGTCTTGAAACATGTTCAATACGTGATAGAGTCTTTTCACTCTTTGGCTGAAGAAAAAGAGATCACAATGGAATTTGATTCCAATTCGCCCACCTTGGTTGTGGATCATGATCCTGAAAAATTACTTCATATCCTGTCCAATCTCCTGACTAATGCCATCAAGTTTACTCCAAAAAATGGAACCGTTTCGGTAACTGTTCAGGCCTTCGAGGATGTTGAAACCCCTTATTATGAGATAAACGTGGAAGACAGTGGCATAGGAATTCCTCAAGATAAATTGGAGCATATTTTTGACCGGTTTTACCAGGTAGATGATGAACAAAGTAGAACGGGAAGTGGAACTGGAATTGGTTTGACCTTGGTATGGGAATTAGTAAAAATATTAAATGGGAAGATTCATGTAAGCAGTATCGAAGGTCAACACACCAACTTTAGCATCACCCTTCCAATTACACGACAAGCTGAGTTGGATGAGACCAAACAATCGACCATAGAATGGATGATTGCTGAAGAGGCAGCTTCCTATGAATATATATCCGATAGAAAAACCAATTCTCAGCTTCCTTCTTTATTGATAGTGGAAGATAATCCGGATGTAAGAACGTATTTAGCAAGTTGTTTGGAGGATGATTTTCATATTCAATTTGCATCCGATGGTCAAATGGGAATTAATATGGCTTTGGAACATGTGCCGGACATGATCTTGAGTGATGTCATGATGCCTAAAGCCAATGGATTTACCCTATGCAATGTTTTAAAATCGGATGTTAAAACCAGTCATATTCCTATCGTCTTATTAACCGCCAAAGCAGATATAGATTCTAGGATTACTGGATTAGAAAAAGGGGCAGATGCCTATTTGGCCAAGCCTTTTGATAAAAGAGAGCTGTTGGTTCAGCTTCAAAATTTGCTTTCACTAAGGAGAAGACTTCAAGAACGGTACAGTAATTTGAAATCACTTCCTCCTGTCCAGGATGAACAAGTAAAGCAAGAAGATGAGTTTATTATTAGGCTTCGCGAAATCATCCTTGCTCATATAGATAATTCAGATTTTGGAGTGCCGGAGCTTTGTTCCCATGCCTTTATGAGTCGGACCCAACTCCATAATAAAATCAAATCTCTTACCAATAAGGCTACCTCTCATTTTATTCGCCAAGTTCGAATGGAGAAGGCTTCCGAATTACTCTGTGATTCTGATTTAAATATCAGTCAAGTGGCATTGGGAGTGGGGATAGAAAGTCTTTCTTATTTTTCAAGAATCTTCTCTGAAGATTTTGGAGTATCTCCTCAAAAATACAGGGAAATTCATTGTACAAACAATAAATAA